From one Nematostella vectensis chromosome 7, jaNemVect1.1, whole genome shotgun sequence genomic stretch:
- the LOC125568331 gene encoding uncharacterized serine-rich protein C215.13-like — MQSSSSLTVMAYSNTRSSLTVMAYSNTSSSLTVMAYSNTSSSLTVMAYSNTSSSLTVMAYSNTSSSLTVMAYSNTSSSLTVMAYSNTTSSLTVMAYSNTSSSLTVMAYSNTSSSLTVMAYSNTSSSLTVMAYSNTSSSLTVMAYSNTSSSLTVMAYSNTSSSLTVMAYSNTSSSLTVMAYSNTRSSLTVAYSNTRSSLTVAYSNTRSSLTVAYSNTSSSLTVMAYSNTSSSLTVMAYSNTSSSLTVMAYSNTRSSLTVMAYSNTRSSLTVMAYIVTQVVV, encoded by the exons ATGCAGTCAAGTAGTAGTCTCACGGTGATGGCATACAGTAACACAAGAAGTAGTCTAACGGTGATGGCATACAGTAACACAAGTAGTAGTCTAACGGTGATGGCATACAGTAACACAAGTAGTAGTCTAACGGTGATGGCATACAGTAACACAAGTAGTAGTCTAACGGTGATGGCATACAGTAACACAAGTAGTAGTCTAACGGTGATGGCATACAGTAACACAAGTAGTAGTCTAACGGTGATGGCATACAGTAACACAACTAGTAGTCTAACGGTGATGGCATACAGTAACACAAGTAGTAGTCTAACGGTGATGGCATACAGTAACACAAGTAGTAGTCTAACGGTGATGGCATACAGTAACACAAGTAGTAGTCTAACGGTGATGGCATACAGTAACACAAGTAGTAGTCTAACGGTGATGGCATACAGTAACACAAGTAGTAGTCTAACGGTGATGGCATACAGTAACACAAGTAGTAGTCTAACGGTGATGGCATACAGTAACACAAGTAGTAGTCTAACGGTGATGGCATACAGTAACACAAGAAGTAGTCTCACGGTGGCATACAGTAACACAAGAAGTAGTCTCACGGTGGCATACAGTAACACAAGAAGTAGTCTCACGGTGGCATACAGTAACACAAGTAGTAGTCTAACGGTGATGGCATACAGTAACACAAGTAGTAGTCTAACGGTGATGGCATACAGTAACACAA GTAGTAGTCTAACGGTGATGGCATACAGTAATACAAGAAGTAGTCTAACGGTGATGGCATACAGTAACACAAGAAGTAGTCTCACGGTGATGGCATACATAGTAACACAAGTAGTAGTCTAA
- the LOC5520822 gene encoding XK-related protein 8 gives MKKGVVGPVAMGKTKQLSNEQTAKPDKEDDCCGCCLDSCRGIFNPVLRKIHTLLDEQPTKIPVDEKALQWHERARCSRISLVMPLVSILLYLSDFGMDASVAYDFYKAGDVVWCAIMVGILLISSVGLQAVSAFRLQEDNTNPDRGTKEWMEDELEIKTTRRTYILHILQLGPVVRNWRIFRTVRKIRNLDNTDKDEQTKWIIQALYANQKLDMSLLDVISSFLEDAPIFLLQTYIVLLTRREFTWTFAEIKLVFNTFKSVVMLAKALKAYRFNLHFFDISRAPLPMCASLGLFAWSFFILIARVLVLALFATTFKAWIALVFALDIMISYLILFNQDCNYFPNSKLKLNLFKLFLAYVHLFAFFHLEGRQMRRFAYPYYAFAFFENVILMLLWGLWTNQSMVFIIVASSIAGLTFPVGLLVMMLYYACPGCCHPLSRTEED, from the exons ATGAAAAAGGGGGTTGTGGGTCCGGTTGCGATGGGAAAGACCAAGCAATTATCTAATGAACAGACTGCTAAGCCAG ATAAAGAGGATGATTGTTGTGGCTGCTGCTTGGACTCGTGTCGAGGGATTTTTAACCCAGTCCTGCGCAAGATTCACACTCTCCTTGACGAGCAACCTACGAAAATCCCCGTGGATGAGAAAGCATTGCAGTGGCACGAGCGTGCGAGGTGCTCTCGTATCTCACTGGTGATGCCTTTAGTTTCTATTCTATTGTATTTGAGTGATTTTGGTATGGATGCGTCCGTGGCGTATGATTTCTACAAGGCTGGAGATGTGGTGTGGTGCGCCATTATGGTGGGAATACTGTTAATCTCATCAGTGGGCTTGCAGGCGGTATCTGCGTTCAGACTTCAGGAAGACAATACTAACCCAGACAG AGGTACGAAGGAATGGATGGAAGACGAACTGGAGATCAAGACTACAAGGCGCACTTACATTCTACACATACTTCAGCTAGGGCCCGTAGTCAG AAACTGGAGAATCTTTAGGACAGTTCGCAAGATCCGGAACCTAGACAATACCGATAAAGACGAACAAACGAAGTGGATCATCCAGGCGTTGTATGCAAATCAGAAACTAGACATGTCATTATTAGATGTGATCTCTTCCTTCCTCGAGGACGCGCCCATATTTTTGCTCCAAACCTACATCGTTCTTCTCACCCGAAGAGAGTTCACTTGGACTTTTGCCGAGATCAAACTCGTCTTTAATACCTTCAAATCTGTAGTGATGCTCGCAAAGGCACTGAAAGCTTACCGCTTCAATCTTCACTTCTTTGACATCAGCCGAGCGCCCCTCCCCATGTGCGCAAGTCTTGGACTCTTCGCCTGGTCCTTCTTCATTCTAATAGCCCGTGTTTTAGTCTTGGCGCTATTTGCCACCACTTTCAAGGCTTGGATAGCTCTGGTTTTTGCCCTCGACATTATGATATCCTATCTCATTTTGTTCAATCAAGATTGCAACTACTTCCCAAATAGCAAGCTCAAGCTTAACCTATTCAAGCTCTTTTTGGCGTACGTACAtctctttgctttttttcaCTTGGAGGGTAGGCAAATGCGCCGATTTGCATACCCATATTACGCTTTTGCTTTCTTCGAGAACGTGATCCTTATGTTGCTTTGGGGTCTTTGGACCAATCAGAGCATGGTATTTATCATAGTCGCATCGTCCATAGCAGGACTGACGTTTCCAGTTGGCTTGCTTGTGATGATGTTGTACTACGCGTGTCCCGGATGCTGTCATCCTCTTAGCAGAACAGAAGAAGATTAG
- the LOC5520824 gene encoding integrin alpha-X — protein sequence MNQSCIDIRQEGACPPVFQYKSHQHCTGVSYLCNSDDKCSPGEQCRPQENECPLKCRKTIKKKSCPIDIAFLLDASGSMGWRTWGKIKNYAKSIVDMGDISTHVGIITFSTDPVIDIPFDKYKGVEMNAVNIKSDIDEQRRQKGYTFIDKALTLADKSLFTEEAGMREDSLKTIVGHSVVTQLKVTRCISRFFHATVAVSMSDGIQTKDRGPFTPTIFAASPGNIGPPRDLRGDDTQ from the exons ATGAACCAAAGCTGCATTG ATATCCGCCAAGAAGGAGCCTGCCCTCCTGTTTTTCAGTACAAATCCCATCAGCATTGTACTGGCGTCAGTTATTTGTGTAACTCGGACGATAAGTGTAGTCCCGGCGAGCAATGCCGTCCGCAAGAAAACGAGTGTCCTCTAAAATGCCGAAAAACtattaaaaaaa agagtTGCCCTATTGATATCGCCTTTCTTCTCGATGCATCCGGAAGTATGGGATGGCGGACCTGGGGGAAA ATAAAGAATTATGCCAAGTCTATCGTGGACATGGGTGACATATCGACCCATGTCGGTATCATAACGTTCAGCACCGACCCAGTAATCGATATCCCCTTCGACAAATACAAAGGAGTAGAAATGAACGCCGTCAACATCAAAAGCGATATCGACGAGCAAAGGCGGCAGAAAGGCTACACATTCATCGATAAAGCGCTTACACTTGCCGATAAAAGTCTTTTCACTGAAGAAGCAGGAATGAGAGAGGACAGTCTGAAG ACAATTGTAGGCCACAGTGTTGTCACGCAACTGAAGGTCACTCGATGCATTTCAAGATTTTTTCACGCAACT GTAGCTGTTTCAATGTCGGACGGAATCCAGACCAAGGATCGAGGACCGTTTACGCCTACCATCTTCGCCGCAAGTCCAG
- the LOC5520823 gene encoding tetratricopeptide repeat protein 8 — MAVQLPMQMDPLFLSLSLYRRRKHEDCVEVCTQMLKKNPYDQAAWCLKTRALTEQVYVDEVDVDEEGIAEMLMDDNSVAQLPRPGTSLKKPGTGQGGPTPGVRPMSQAGRPVSGFVRPGTQGGRPGTMEQAIRTPRTAQTARPVTSASGRHVRLGTASMLSQPDGPFINISKLNLSKYAQRPNLAKPLFEYIFHHENDVRNALELAAKATEEAQFKDWWWKVQLAKCYYRLGMYRDAEKQLKSALRDTDMIDTYLYLCKVYIRLDQPLTAIETFKKGVEKFPGETTLLTGIARIHEELMDMTNAVKLYKEVLYFDNTHVEGIACIATNHFYTDQPEIAMRYYRRLLQMGVYNAELFNNLGLCCFYSQQYDMTLSCFERALSLASDENMADVWYNIGHVALGIGDSALAYQCFRLALAANNDHSEAYNNLGVLEMRKGHNDQARAFLQAAAGLAPHMYEPHYNHSLLSFKIGDLQSSFGSVNKSLEGYQEHCDSKDLLKQLQEDFSAL; from the exons ATGGCGGTGCAGCTGCCAATGCAGATGGACCCGCTTTTTCTCTCACTTTCTCTTTATCGGCGGCGAAAACATGAAGATTGTGTCGAAGTCTGCACTCAGATGCTTAAGAAGAATCCATACGATCAG GCTGCATGGTGCCTGAAGACACGTGCCCTGACAGAACAGGTCTATGTGGATGAAGTAGACGTGGATGAAGAAGGCATAGCAGAGATGCTAATGGATGACAATTCAGTCGCACAATTGCCGA GGCCAGGCACCTCTCTGAAAAAGCCAGGAACTGGCCAAGGCGGGCCCACCCCTGGTGTGAG ACCCATGTCACAGGCTGGTCGCCCCGTTAGTGGTTTTGTGAGACCAGGAACTCAGGGTGGTCGCCCAGGGACTATGGAACAGGCAATACGAACACCAAGAACTGCACAGACTGCACG GCCTGTAACAAGTGCGTCAGGGAGACATGTCAGGCTTGGAACG GCATCCATGCTGTCTCAGCCAGATGGTCCATTCATCAACATCTCTAAACTAAATTTGTCTAAATATGCACAGAGACCTAATCTTGCAAAG CCATTGTTTGAGTATATATTTCACCATGAAAATGACGTCCGAAAT GCCTTAGAGTTAGCAGCGAAAGCCACTGAAGAAGCACAGTTCAAGGACTGGTGGTGGAAAGTACAACTTGCAAAATGCTATTACAG GCTTGGCATGTACAGAGATGCAGAGAAGCAACTTAAATCAGCACTGCGAGACACAGATATGATTGATACTTACCTCTATCTCTGCAAAGTCTATATCCGCCTGGATCAGCCTCTCACTGCAATCGAGACCTTTAAAAAG GGAGTAGAAAAGTTTCCTGGTGAGACCACATTACTGACTGGTATTGCTAGAATACATGAG GAGTTGATGGACATGACAAATGCAGTCAAGTTGTATAAAGAAGTTCTTTATTTTGACAACACCCACGTGGAGGGCATTGCTTGTATTGCCACAAACCACTTCTACACAGATCAACCAGAGATAGCCATGAGATACTACAG GCGTCTATTACAAATGGGTGTGTACAATGCAGAGCTGTTCAACAATCTCGGGCTGTGTTGCTTCTACTCACAACAGTACGACATGACGTTAAGCTGCTTTGAGCGTGCACTCTCTTTAGCCTCTGATGAAAATATGGCTGATGTCTGGTATAACATTGGACATGTGGCACTG GGTATTGGGGATTCAGCTCTTGCTTATCAGTGCTTTCGTCTGGCATTAGCGGCCAACAATGACCACTCCGAGGCATACAACAATCTAGGAGTGCTCGAGATGAGGAAAGGACACAATGACCAG gCCCGTGCATTTTTACAGGCCGCCGCTGGCCTGGCACCGCACATGTACGAACCTCACTATAACCACAGTCTACTCTCGTTCAAA ATTGGAGATCTTCAAAGTAGTTTTGGTTCCGTGAACAAGTCGTTGGAAGGGTACCAAGAGCACTGTGATAGCAAGGATCTTCTAAAGCAGCTACAAGAAGACTTCTCCGCGCTCTGA